ATAGAGACATCGCATTGGTGAACAAGGGATGTGATTTTGTGAAAGATGAGTTCTCTGTGCCACCAAAGTGGAGGCAAGAATTGAACAGGAATATGGTGAAGGCTGAAAATGGAAAGTGGATTCTGGCGCAACGACCACAAGTTGTTGACACACATCATGAAAATATTGACTCTTATCTCACGCAATTAGGCATCACTTTACCTAATAAAATCTAGTTCATTCAGTGGATCCATGACATATAAAGTAATACCATACTGTAATTTTGTatgcacaattttttttaaaagccaataaAATTTATTAGATAAAACAAGTCATAAGTAATGCCTGCGTACCAAACTTAACGAAGGTTGGCGACTTGATTTTTTTTGGTCTACTCTGATTTTTTTTGTCACTgatatattattactatttaattaaacgcgtatataaatattaatttgtcatctattaaggctctgtttggtaaaactagctgatagctgatagctagtagcttttagcttgtagctgatagcttttagctggtagctggtagctgatagctggtagctgatagctgataagctaatgtgagtgtttggtaaattagctgtttcattagctgatagatacaaaatgacattaatgacattttaattaatgagggtaataatatattttagttaaaataataagggtattaatggaagaaaaactcacaagctaaaagctacaagctcaaaagctacttcaattagcttttgaaaaaaaagctaaaagctagtaaaaaaagcTACAAGTTAAAAGCTAAAATAgagttaccaaacagagcttttttattaatacgagctgaaaagctaaaagctaaaagctctttttttggtcttaccaaacagactctaaTAATTTTTTATCAGATTTTAATTCTTTATTATTTAGGATCTATTTGGTAAAATTAGTAACGGTTGATAAGTTAGTTGATAGTTTATAACTTATGGCTGATGGTTGatatagtttatagtttatagctgatgattgataactaATAAGTTAATTAAAGTGTCTCATAAAATTAGTGGTTTTATTCTAgctgataaatgtaaaatgacacaaaaagatattttttattaataattaaatatatatatttaaaataattaaaatttataagaataatactggaagaaaaaatgataagataTAAgataaaacgctatttaaaataacgtccaaaaaataaattataagttagtaaaataaactataaatttGTGATAAAAAGACTCTTACCACACAGATTTTTTATTATCATACAAATTTatttataagttataagctcaaaatataaaatttgccAAACAAAATCTTAATGTACTAGCATCCAAAATGTACTAGCATCCAAACTgatattttcatttcattttgatttaaatatttctcTAAGAAAAAAATAAGTCATACACATGCCTATTAAACAAAAAATGTAGCATCATAACTGTAATAATGTTAACTTAACAGCAACaaataaaattcatttaaaattgcAAAAGAGGAGAAAAGTTAAACTAAATAAAACAAATGAaaccaaaaataatttaatagtttATCAATATGATATGAGACTCTGTTTCTAATGTACAATATCCTATGTGTTTGAGCAATATCTTAAGAGAATATTTTAACTCATCTCATGTGTCTCTTATGCATTATCTGAGTTGTCTAAAATATTTctgctttcgtagatgtatctttagaagtattttttttgtttaacgttgttttgttctTTAGATGCACTTAGGGAAGACTTCttgagatgcatctacggaaacacTTTATGTTATATTTGCGCCAGACTCTTCTCCTTCCTCATTCTttacttttcatattttcaaactcTCAATCTCTCTCAACATCAAAACTCAAAGTTCCACCAAAATCTGGTGTTTTCTATCGAGTTTGGCTTTGAACATCAacatcaacaatcaacacattCCAACATCTTCAAAACTCAATAATCGATAAGTTTTCAAGTTATTTTCGAATTTTCATGTATAAAAGTTAGAATTCAATTTTTAGGTGTATAAATGATTGAATAGTTTTAGAAGCattgtttagagacaatgtaggtattTTTGGATGTGTAAAACGGAAGATCAAGCCACCAAAATGGAGTTTTTAAGCCCCTAGAATAGTGACAAATGCCATTGCTGCGTCCTTAGAGTTTCAGAATCTTTTGTAGATGCATTTATGaaacatatgaaacgttaggtcGTTCCGTAAATGCACCTACAGAACAAACTTAGATTTTTGAAATGTTAGGTTGTTCCATAGATACATTTACGAAAGGTttccgtatgtgcatctacggaaatttatttgttttttttcttttctagttATAACTAAATTGTATCTCATTCAATTTCATTTATCATACAATGCAAATATTATGGCCGATCGTCCAGACTGCATTATATATAGGAGGACTGCACAACATACCTCCGTGTGACGTGCGCAAATGCAGGTAGTATCACAAGTTACGAATGTAACTGTCGTTCCTGCAGATGTACCTGCTACACTTATTCCACCAAAGGGGCCTTCTACATCTGTTCCAGTTTATGGACCTTCCATGACTATTACTTTATCACGAAGGCCTCGAGATGATGGTGACAGTTCATCACAGACGCCCTCCGCCCGCAAAGGTCGTCGGGGCAATTCTTCCACTCCTGTGCCTGTGCAAGTGACGCCCGATGCAGGATCTTCGGTGCCACTTCCCGAGGTGCACGAGGATGATGAGGTTTCGAAGCCTGTCCGTTACCTGAAGGGTCCTATAAATGCATCCTTGTTGATAGGGTATGCACATCATTCAGCCAGACATATTTGGAACGGGGAGGTAAATTTTCTTTGgttattacttattacttttttcttcaatttctgaTTAGTTGTTTCTAACTCTGCTTATTAATAATAGTGTTTTTTTGAGAAATATTCAGGATAGGGGTCCCCAAAAGTTATACAACCACACCCGGAAGAATGCTGCTCTCGCGCAGCCTACTGAGCTGTGGTTCTAGGATGTTCTCGCAGCTTTTGGGCCGAGGGACCTATGTCAGGTCGGGTTTCAGACGATACATAATGGGATGCTCATGGAATTTGCAGAGAGGTGGCATCCAGAGACTTCGTCATTTCATCTTGCTTACAGTGAGATTATCATTAATCTTGATGACGTAGCATGCCTCCAGCATTTACCTATCATGGGTATATTCCTTGGTCAATGTACACTGACGAAGGTGGAAGCAGTGAAGATGCTGATTAAGGAGCTCGAGGCTGATCCTAGTGACGCACTTGAGGAGGTGGGGAGGACCCGCAAGGCACACATGAGGTTTTCCTTCTTGCAGCAGAGATATGATGCCGAGCTTCTTGCGGCACATAAGGCTACTAGTGACTTGGTAGATGTGGAGATACACAGAGAATAGGtgctgagatgttacttcctataCTTGTTAGGCACCCAGCTGTTTGTGGACAAGAGCTCGTCGTACATATACGTCGTTTACATGAGGTACTTATCGGACACCGCACGTGTCCATGAGTACAACTAATGAGCGGCTACACTGGCGTACAACTATCATAGACTCGGAGAGGGATGCCTGTGGAAGACAAGGACTTTGGAGAGGTGTCGGGCTACACTAAGGCCATGCCGCATGCTAGTGCGTACATCCCACTCAGATGGAACCAAGTTCTGGATCCTTACAGGTTCTCTCTTGACCGCATGGCTGCAGAGTACATCCGATACGACTGCTATGCTGCTCACCATGAGACGGTTCCGTGGGATGACATTGCCCTATGTTCTGGATGGTTCGCTGCCTGtcagggatgtcaatggggcggggcggggacgggggatacattcccatcacaatccccgccattgaatctattccccatccccaCTTCGGATCCCCGCTTCGGGGGAattttgtcccccatccccgtcctcgcggatccccgcgggtccccacggatccccacggttcatgcggagatctataaacatgattttttttatatataattttaaaccaaattaatagtaaaagcttcaaaaactaaccaataaatatattgtttttacaatatttaatctataatatcgaacaaaaatttcaaactaaaaaaatgaaaaaatcatttatatcactcttttactaacaatacatatatattttaaatttgtgtataagattaattatataaaatgtcaaataaacttacataataatttaaaattatatataaattaaggacattatgctattttattcggggcggggactccacggggcgggggatatttacgccacccccgtccccgaagtgccttcggggagactttgatccccatccccatccccgcgGGGGGAAAATTCCCCatctttggggccccaaacggAGAATCCACACGGAGATCCCCGCTAACgaaggcaagttgacatccctactGCCTGTTCGTCCATCATTGTTCATCATATTCCAAAGCGCGTCATGCAGCAGTTCGGGTACTGTCAGATGATACCTCGCGACCCTCTTGTCTCCGCTCCTATCTTGATGATCCGTCGTGAGATAGATGAAGTCTTTGCAGACTAggagcatcacatggttcctGCTGAGGCTCGGACGACCACATAAGAGAGAGACTAGAGCTGCGGCGACGGGTACATCACCTGGTACTATAGGATGTCACACTCATACATGATCTCCACTACACCGGGATCACCACTTAGACCAGCCCACAAGCAGATTTTGCAGACTCATCTGTCTCAGATGGACCATACTGACGATGTTCTTCCTTGGTGTCATGAGATAGATGCATGGCGTAGGCAGACAATGTCGATGGTTTATTCCTTGAGGGGTATGATAGCAGGTGTCTAGTTAAAGGTATCATTAGGGTGGAAGATGGGACATTTTTGTACCGTAGAAACCGTGCCAGGACTGGTGGGGCACATGACGGTAGATGCAGAGTAGCCAGCAGACGACGTGGTGTACGCAGAGGCAGAGGCGGGGCCAGAGGCAGAGGCAGAGGAGAGGCGCAAGATGATGTTCAACACACACAATAGTGGTGcctgtgatttttttgatatatGTATTTTGACTTCATTTCTGTACGTTACTTTGATTATGTATTCGACGATTTATGTATTCGACATTATGACCGACGATTTATACGATGTATTTTTTGTGCCTTTAAATTGCATTACTTTAATTTGATATTCCACAGatgttataaaaattgagttttgaatTGAAATGCATATGATTTGAAAATATAGGAGAGTGTTCCGTTGGTATATCTTCAGAACACTATGTTTTTAACACGTTTCGTAGATGTAGCTACGAAAGAattgctgaactgaaataatttataatttcccAATATTTACTATGGTTTTAACGCTTCCGTAGTTGTACCTAcagaaaaaaccaattttttttaaaaaaagatgcTTCTGAAAGTGCATCTATAAAAATTAGGGACATTATTGAAATTTCGCCAAATATCTAAGATATTCAAGTGGTGTATTGAAATATTCTCTATCTTAAACCAAAATAATAACACTTATAATTAGTTCTCTCCGTTTTTGATGTGTTCTTCTTTAAGGTAAAAAATGAAGATGTTACAATAAAAAAAGTGGtatttctttatttattccaatcaCTTATCCTCTAAAAATTTCTCATACCCGTTGTAATTCTTTATAGGTTATATTAACAAAACAAATATCATTTAAATGTGATAAATTAGGGGATTTTGTATTTGATATCTTCACCATATATTTCTTTCATTCTTCCTCGATATCTCAATTCATTTGTTTAGGAAATTGTTATCACTATATATAtggggcccgtttgttttggctttttaaaaaaatgatttttatagtgttactaaattttgtgaaattttttttttacaaagaaactttttataaaagcttcaaatgaaaattttgtttgaatagttattcctaaaatgtgattttaggtatttcatctatttatggggaaaaaatttggatatcaaaatttcaaaaaatcacctaattttgaagctatttcaaatagattttcataaaaatcatttttgaaatacaactttttaaaaaattatgattttgactaagttttggtcttcaattatgtatgtttatgttataggatgtcaaatttaGTGTTtgattttagaaaaaacaaatataaaaaaacttgtaatattttgaaaaacggttttagaaaatctattttaaaaaatataaaaaaaaattcatttttttaaagctgaaacaaactggcccataAATTGGTTTTGTGTTTCACTTCTGTAACTAATATGACTCTTATAAAGATTAGAATTGTCGACTCTTATAAAGGTTATAATTAGAGATGACAGTGAATATTCATGCACACGAGTATTAGTTCCTCACTATATGTCTTATTTAGTAGATATGACATTTATACCCGTTCATATTCGTGAGGGTATATACGAAATGAATATCCGTGAATTTTGAGATATtcacaaatattaaaaaaataacaataaatattactacctccggtcctatttataagaaaaaattcttttttcagatacattgaataaataatgtatctggacaatatgttgtccagatacattacttattcaatgtatctaaaaaatgaattttttcttataaatgggaccagagggaatattatttttggaaaaacaatataattaattaatttttttatctctattaaaaacaaaatatttttaaatttaatctataataataataataacaaaaataaatcaccttcattttatttcttcttttatcaaataaataaatttaacaaaataataataattacatattCAATTAAGTAATTCTAatcatatatataaataataataattttatattaaacaaattaatatttaaataattttgttaattattaacGGATACAAATACTCCCAGGTACGGACACCCTAAAGTCCGTATTTGTGTCTGTAAAAAAATGGATAATTAAAtatccgtttattttatttgtacatATCCATTAAACCATTTAACCCGTATACGTGACGAATTTTATCCGTGGATACAAGGTTTTTTTCAACCCGTATATGCGACCCTgtaattttagtccctctaaaatttttcttTAATGAATGGTGCTTACAAATTTTTTTCCCTAACTTTGGCCCCTCTTATTAATTTCTACTAACAGAGGTTGCCGTAAATCTCCTCCGACGGCGCTCCTCCATCAAAACATCACCCAAGAATATCACCTCACCCTCTTCTCAGCGCGAATCCACCCATGGAACTCAACTCCTCTGATTTTACTGCTAACCTCTCAAATCATTGAAACCCTTATGAACCCTAAatctaaaaaatcaaaattaaatgatgaGGAAGAGGAATCAGAGGGGACAAACATAGGAGTTTTACTCAGCATGGCTCAAGCATTCATGGGGTTTCAGGAAAAGTGAATGGAGATGAAGAAATCTGGATAGcctatattttttcaattttcttgattttttcctGTGTGCCTctgtttgttgttgtgttgttgtggtGTTATGGTGTTTTTGTTGTTGAGAGGTTGTGAGTGGAGTACTAAGAGTGAGGATAATTGACACTATGTGAGGAAGAGAATATTAATTTGAAGCTTAGAGAAAAAGGTTAGGGTCGAGGGAGGTGAAGATTGTAGAGAACCAGTGATAGTGAGTTGTTGaatgagaggaagaagatgaaggtggagAGAATGGTGAAATGGTGTGTTAGTGGTTCCAAGTTTTTGCAGAGGGTGAAGATGGGAGATGAAGGTGTAATTGAGAATGGTTGAGGTTCTGAAGCTCAGAGAGATGGATGGTGCCACGTCAGCCTCAGTTAGTGGAAACTAACGAGAGGGACCAATGTTGAGGACGGAAAAGTTTGTGAagaccattcattgaagaaattttttaaagggactaaaattacagggtcgcatatttataggaactaaaaatatatttaaccctttatttaaTCATAGTAGTCACTGATATGTTTATTTCATTTGAATCTCAAACTGTAAAATATGaaacaacaaaatattataaataaataatgtaatGTAGCTTAAGTTTATCAACAACAATATTTATGGGCtcgtttattttggttttttttaaaaataatttttatagtgttatgtaatttttgtaaaaaaaaattttcatggatattttttcaaaatgttattttagatatttcatttTTCTATTGAAAATTTTTTTaacatgaaaattttaaaaaatcacttgatttttaaagatattttaaatatcactctttgaaaaaaaaaaaggtgattttgactatattttggtcttcaataatatttgtttaggttataagatgtcaaaaataatgtttcaatttagaaaaaagcgaaaaacaaaaaatttgttatattttgaaaaacaattttgtgaagtctatttaaaaaaaatacaatttcttttatttttttaaagctgaaataaACGGACTAATATTTATATGTTATCTCATGTGAGCTTAAAAAAATACGGgcacataaataataataataataataataataataataataataataataagagtttaaaggtagtgcactgatagtgtaaacaaactttacacataaatccaatcaaaatccttacacttgccatgtcatattaattttttaaaattaaaattgtgttttaattggatgcatggttgtgattgattgacagtgtaaaaatattttacactgtccgtgcatatccctttttctctaataataataataataataataataataataataataagagtagTGCTATCTACTAGTAGGAagcaatttgaagaagaaatacACGAATGAATATGTGTCACTATTTTGtagtaaattataaattaattttaaatttaattttctttttaatagggATCATAGAGTTGTGGTGACCATGGATAATTGAAATCTAttattgcattttttattttttcattttcttactaataagcaatttcctaataataataagcaatattgttgatgttgtttgGTTTCTTTTATACACTCGCCGGTGAAGGTGGTTTCAAATTCAGGGAAAATGGAAATAACATTCAACTCAACAACGGCAAGAGGTAAACTTCTTTCAAATTCTGGCCACCATGATTTCGATTTCATTTCTCAATTCAAATTATTTCATCTCCGATCATATTTCTCGCCGCAGTTCCTTCCTTGCCGCTAACTAAATCCGACGCTCGCGATCGGAATCCGTGCTCACTTTCCATCGTGCCGCGTAACGAATTCGTGCAGCTTTCTTCTTCTCCAACGCGCTTTCGCACTAACAAGAATTCTCTCTTCAAGGTACATATCGATAATcgattcatcatatttatgttattCCAATAATTCATTTGCATGTTTGATATTCCACAAGCGCTATTGTTAATTCAGTTTTGGTACTTTTTCCCCTCGCTCTTTTAGGTTTTATCTGCTGAAAAGAATCATGTTCAAGTTGTAGAAGGAAGGTATACAGTAAAATTATATAGTGTTactaatttgattgtttaattgaGATGCTTTAGTTACTTTTATGGATTTGCAGTGGTGTTGATGAGATCTATGATGCATTGGTTAATCGAATTCTGCCTCTGCCGTCAGTGTCGTTAAATCCTAATTATAAGTAAGTTCCTGCTACTAGAGTTACAGAAGTGAGAAGCCGGTAAAGTTGCTTATGAGTATTGAATATTAATGCAATTGTGTATAATGAAACTTGTTCTTTCAAAATGATGCATGTCTGTTACCAGCCGGCCGGATGTGTATTGTGTATATAGTAGTACCATTTAATGTGGGCGCATCACTTGTTTTGTTTCCTATATGCTTTGATGATTGTTGTTATGTCATCAGTCCCATTCATCTTATCATTTTGCAGAAGATTTCTTGGTTTGTCATTACTTAAACTAAACCTTCACCTAGTTGTCATGTAAGAAAACTTTCTTAATTGTATTTTATTGTTTCAAAGTATGCAATTATTCTATTGCTAACACTTCTGTTTTCCAGATTTTCTATGTCCTTCTATGTTAAATTTTCAAGTAGAAAATCATCTTTATCTTCTTTGATTAGATGTGTTTCCGATGCTAGGTTATTTGTTATTTGTTATTTCATAAACTTACAAATAAATTAGTTATGTCTCCCTCCTTTTCGACTATTGGTTTTGGGAGGTTGGCAAACTAGAAGATAAAACGTATGTATCTTGCTTTTGTGCGCTATTCCTCTATGTATTAATTTAACCTTCTTATTTTTTATGATGCTGCACAGGTTTTTTGTTGGCCTGGCTGGTCCTCCTGGTGCTGGGAAAAGCACAATAGCACATGAAGTAGCTAGACGCATAAACAAGCTTTGGCCAGAGAAAGCTTCTTCCTTTGACTCCCAAGTTCAACCTCCTAATGTCGCTGCTGTGATTCCCATGGATGGTTTTCATCTTTATCGTTCTGAACTAGATGCAATGAAAGTTAGTATCGTTATATTGCTCACAATATTTGTTATCCATATAGTTTTATTTCTAGTTAATTTCATTGTTCATATTAGTGAGCTAGAATTGGTAAGTTGTAGCGATCAAATTGTATGTCGTTGAAAGTGATATGATTGATTGATAGACTATCATTTTTCGTGTGATAGAGCAAGGAAATAGTTTGGATAAGAACATGTTCTGAAGTtttgcttattgatttctttcCTTGAAGACTAAATTGATGTTTCATTTAGTTCAGACTAATGGGATATTAGAATCCATATTTATCATCATGAATGAATGATCATAATTCTGACATTCTAATACTTAAGTGATCTTATGTTTTGCTATGATTCTAAGTGATCTTTTTAATAATAGAATCCCGAGGAAGCGCACGCCAGAAGGGGAGGTGAGGTACCTCTTCATATTCCCCACCATTCTCAAACACTATTCATAGAAAAGCATTAATCTTTTCATTGGTCTATCAGCTCCATGGACATTCAATCCTACGCGCCTTCTTACGTGTCTCAAGAATCTAAGAGTTCATGTAAGGtttacaagtttttaaagatCTAATggtattatttatttcattattataattattactgttgttgttgttattattatcatCTTTTATGGCTTGAAAACTCTAGAATTGTTATATGACCATAACATCTTCCTCTCTCTCAAATAATATGTATTATCTTTATTGGCCAGTTCTTGAGTAAAGCTAGGATGAATATAAATAATTGTAAACATCTGTGCATTGGCGTTGAAATAGTTCTTATCCGCTTTGTTTGATTGCATTTTGGTGTAACATAATTCTTCAGGGATCAGTTTATGTACCATCATTTGATCATGGTGTTGGGGATCCAGTGGAAGATGATATCTTTGTCAACCTTCAGTGAGTATCTTAACATTTCGGTGGGCCCACTTGTCAACATTTTATTATCTTGTTACAAAACATGATATATTCTAAATAACAGTTGATCATACATTTTAAGCTAACATTAAAAAAAGAAAGGAGAAATGACTATTATGAAGGGGTCAGTATTTTCCTCCAGACTATTAAAAGATTAAAATTATGTTGATATTTGAATTTTGTTATGAAATCTGTTAT
The Vicia villosa cultivar HV-30 ecotype Madison, WI linkage group LG6, Vvil1.0, whole genome shotgun sequence genome window above contains:
- the LOC131610124 gene encoding ATP-dependent kinase-like protein notR' isoform X2 — translated: MWAHHLFCFLYALMIVVMSSVPFILSFCRRFLGLSLLKLNLHLVVMFFVGLAGPPGAGKSTIAHEVARRINKLWPEKASSFDSQVQPPNVAAVIPMDGFHLYRSELDAMKNPEEAHARRGAPWTFNPTRLLTCLKNLRVHGSVYVPSFDHGVGDPVEDDIFVNLQHKIIIIEGNYLLLEDGVWKDISSLFDEKWFIDIDIDKAMHRVLKRHISTGKPRDIAKQRVENNDRLNAELIMKSKKNADIIIKSVDF
- the LOC131610124 gene encoding putative uridine kinase C227.14 isoform X1, with protein sequence MEITFNSTTARVPSLPLTKSDARDRNPCSLSIVPRNEFVQLSSSPTRFRTNKNSLFKVLSAEKNHVQVVEGSGVDEIYDALVNRILPLPSVSLNPNYKFFVGLAGPPGAGKSTIAHEVARRINKLWPEKASSFDSQVQPPNVAAVIPMDGFHLYRSELDAMKNPEEAHARRGAPWTFNPTRLLTCLKNLRVHGSVYVPSFDHGVGDPVEDDIFVNLQHKIIIIEGNYLLLEDGVWKDISSLFDEKWFIDIDIDKAMHRVLKRHISTGKPRDIAKQRVENNDRLNAELIMKSKKNADIIIKSVDF